From a single Aspergillus puulaauensis MK2 DNA, chromosome 2, nearly complete sequence genomic region:
- a CDS encoding uncharacterized protein (COG:I;~EggNog:ENOG410PJ7C;~InterPro:IPR032088,IPR003965,IPR029069,IPR001227, IPR014043,IPR002539,IPR040883,IPR016452,IPR016035, IPR013785,IPR013565;~PFAM:PF17951,PF01575,PF16073,PF08354,PF00698;~go_component: GO:0005835 - fatty acid synthase complex [Evidence IEA];~go_function: GO:0003824 - catalytic activity [Evidence IEA];~go_function: GO:0004312 - fatty acid synthase activity [Evidence IEA];~go_function: GO:0004313 - [acyl-carrier-protein] S-acetyltransferase activity [Evidence IEA];~go_function: GO:0004314 - [acyl-carrier-protein] S-malonyltransferase activity [Evidence IEA];~go_function: GO:0004317 - 3-hydroxypalmitoyl-[acyl-carrier-protein] dehydratase activity [Evidence IEA];~go_function: GO:0004318 - enoyl-[acyl-carrier-protein] reductase (NADH) activity [Evidence IEA];~go_function: GO:0016740 - transferase activity [Evidence IEA];~go_process: GO:0006633 - fatty acid biosynthetic process [Evidence IEA];~go_process: GO:0055114 - oxidation-reduction process [Evidence IEA]), producing MTLSELLTSADSGRLRLYSCCGGQGPSNLTGLDDLVHLVRTYGDRDPIRHLIDTSSSHLELLASIPHRSPFFSGRGFPLRTWLDDFAATAPSSDELALSPFSFPINTLLSLAHYALTAHTIGVDPGQLRDRLHGVIGHSQGVFAATAIAHSGKGWPAFYNAASLVLKLSFWVGLESHLAAPGSTLSAEDVADCLQHDEGAPSYLLSVTGLSHDHLQRLIRKANTQDVQLSLINSNNKFVLAGTPQALRDICLAIRTVSAPQSLDQTRAPFTQRRPISDVRFLPVSAPYHSSLLAYVEPYVVDAIKGLRLNGSDIAIPLYAQVKGKTQNLQDLKEDVLSALIRAVTIEQVDWPDACRKMDSATHVLSFGPGSVGSLVQDVLEGTGVHVMNLSGRSLSSCLNALNSVSSLPVGQSWGHKYRPRLGTSNSKEAEPYIETKMTRLLGLPHVMVAGMTPTTCSPEFVAAVMNAGYHVEFACGGYHHPETLEAALRQLAAAIPFHRSITCNVIYASPKSLTWQINLLQDLIKEGLPIDGLTVGAGIPSPDVVREWVERLDLSHIWFKPGSVDAIDRVLAIARQYPGLPIGLQWTGGRAGGHHSFEDFHQAILDRYSHIRSCDNVILVAGSGFGGGHDTWPYLTGSWSQELGFAAMPFDGVLLGSRMMVAHEAKTSLAAKQLIVQAPGIVEDDDWTRSQHEAIGGVISVVSEMGQPIHVLATRGMRLWHEFDRRFFSIRDPEQLRVALKKHREEIISRLNRDYARPWFAIADDGRPVEMEDLTYKQVLHRLCGLMFVERHSRWIDQSYLVRVHDFVRLLHARFGTGMSLSNSPAELKVAFDEAYRTHADEVLYPDDAALLLSLFRRQGLKPVPFIPILDESFETWFKKDSLWQSEDVDSVPEQDAQRVCIIQGPVAVQHSKVCDEPAKDILDGIRDPHTGFLKNQILASGEDDMISAIVQDADVLPGIHVSHDGSICRYQLTGPAIPSSSVILDRLTTGCSWGRAALISKHVLFGRHRVKNPIHDAFQPCIGDIIEIKYASGTLSEMTLYHTAVQKGGSNDIRGALEITHLDADTISVALITHSVQTVAGNRPALEFRLKLLGGGMGQPIIQLDQETYLGRVRDLYTELWIGPAPCPISAGLNSEFSDGPAVIMPESVQEFVAVISQSGPARSQAWSAQGPVVPLDYAVVLAWTALTKPVLLPALDGDPLQLLHQSISLRLARGVWPLSVGDVVQTASRITEHTITATGQRVEVSAEILRDAQPVVYLRTTFVIQRRTQRASQQFRSVHEAEMVMHISSPVQLQLLISRKWLFLDVASHEILGKRLLFRLNTQTVSSTKGTPSSLQVSGLATLLSEQASTRTTTGAKVGRVYLEEEDHNFNPVMDFLSRHGSPLVQRQPLQSPGWTGDAVIPFRAPSPSSAYARVSKDANPIHTCPLFARFAGRGQPVLHGMHLSATVRRILEWMVGDTERRRFQGWKVSFDGIVRAYDQLRMEVQHRAMEDGLMVVHVKVLNVNTGDQIMHAEAMIEQAPTAYIFAGQGTQEQGMGMGLYGMHKAAQAVWDRAERHFESQYGISLLHLVRDNPKSLAVNFRGKRGQQIRANYLAMRSSSESDKLMLPGLTETSRSYTFSYPSGLLKSTQFAQPALVVMEMAEYAHLQAQGVVQKSALFAGHSLGEYSALGACSTFMQFEPLLSLIFYRGLKMQNALPRDNNGRTQYAMMAVDPSRTGTDFDECSLMDLVQRIAREMGLLLEVVNHNVQSRQYVCAGHIRSLWVMGQVCDNLSLATSNSPDTMEECIRQNIASSQTITSHESLSRGIATIPLSGVDIPFHSQMLRGHIDDYRQYLRRHLRVADIKADELVGRWVPNVVGKPFTLEISYIRLVQQITQSRALHGLLEQVGERL from the exons ATGACACTATCCGAGCTTTTGACATCTGCAGATTCCGGCAGACTGCGCTTATACAGTTGCTGCGGTGGACAGGGCCCCAGCAACCTCACAGGTCTCGACGATTTGGTCCATCTGGTACGAACATATGGAGATCGCGACCCAATACGACACTTGATCGACACCTCTTCCAGCCATCTCGAGCTCCTTGCGTCTATTCCACATCGATCTCCGTTCTTCTCTGGGCGTGGATTTCCATTACGCACATGGCTCGACGACTttgcagcaacagcaccatccTCTGACGAACTCGCTCTTTCGCCGTTTAGTTTCCCCATCAACACCTTACTTTCCCTGGCTCACTATGCACTCACTGCGCACACGATTGGTGTTGATCCCGGGCAGCTTCGGGACCGCCTGCACGGCGTCATCGGGCATTCCCAAGGAGTATTTGCTGCCACAGCAATTGCTCATAGCGGCAAGGGGTGGCCGGCCTTTTACAATGCAGCGAGCCTTGTATTGAAATTATCATTCTGGGTTGGTCTCGAGTCTCATCTTGCTGCGCCAGGTAGCACTCTATCCGCCGAGGACGTGGCGGACTGTCTACAGCATGACGAGGGCGCGCCTTCATATCTCCTGAGCGTGACGGGCTTGAGCCATGACCATCTACAGCGTCTTATACGGAAGGCAAACACCCAAGACGTACAGTTATCGCTCATCAATAGCAACAACAAATTTGTGCTGGCCGGGACACCGCAGGCCCTCCGGGATATATGCCTTGCAATTCGTACAGTCAGTGCGCCGCAATCGCTTGATCAGACCCGAGCCCCCTTCACACAGCGTCGACCGATCTCTGACGTCCGGTTTCTCCCTGTCTCAGCTCCTTACCATTCTTCGCTTCTGGCATATGTCGAGCCGTACGTGGTGGATGCCATTAAGGGCCTCCGATTGAATGGCAGCGACATAGCCATACCTCTCTATGCCCAAGTGAAGGGCAAGACGCAGAACCTGCAGGACCTCAAAGAGGACGTCTTATCAGCTTTGATCCGTGCTGTCACCATAGAACAGGTTGATTGGCCTGACGCATGCCGCAAAATGGACAGTGCTACCCATGTGCTTTCTTTTGGGCCTGGATCTGTCGGAAGCCTGGTCCAAGATGTCTTGGAGGGAACTGGGGTCCACGTAATGAACCTATCAGGGCGTTCTCTATCGTCATGTCTAAATGCTCTTAACTCAGTATCTTCTCTGCCGGTAGGACAGAGCTGGGGTCACAAGTACCGCCCACGTCTGGGTACATCGAACTCAAAAGAGGCCGAACCCTATATTGAAACGAAGATGACACGACTATTAGGGCTACCACATGTCATGGTGGCAGGAATGACTCCGACAACGTGCTCGCCGGAATTTGTCGCTGCCGTCATGAACGCAGGCTACCATGTTGAATTCGCCTGCGGTGGCTACCACCATCCAGAGACCCTGGAAGCAGCTCTTCGCCAACTCGCAGCCGCAATCCCATTCCATCGCTCGATCACCTGCAATGTCATCTACGCCTCGCCAAAATCCCTCACCTGGCAGATAAACCTCTTACAGGATCTGATCAAGGAGGGTCTGCCGATTGATGGGCTGACAGTTGGTGCTGGCATACCCTCGCCCGACGTTGTTAGGGAGTGGGTTGAACGGTTGGACCTCTCTCATATCTGGTTCAAACCTGGATCTGTCGATGCCATAGACCGTGTCCTTGCTATTGCTCGTCAGTACCCAGGTCTCCCCATTGGCCTGCAGTGGACCGGGGGCCGCGCAGGGGGCCATCACTCATTTGAAGATTTCCACCAAGCAATTCTCGACCGTTACAGCCACATCCGGAGCTGCGACAACGTTATCCTCGTGGCGGGTAGTGGATTTGGGGGAGGGCACGATACATGGCCGTACCTCACCGGCTCTTGGTCACAGGAGCTGGGATTTGCTGCGATGCCCTTTGACGGAGTCCTCCTAGGGAGTCGCATGATGGTGGCTCATGAGGCCAAAACGTCGCTGGCCGCGAAGCAGTTGATAGTCCAGGCTCCAgggattgttgaagatgatgactGGACGCGCTCCCAGCATGAAGCCATCGGGGGTGTGATTTCAGTTGTCTCTGAGATGGGACAGCCGATCCATGTACTGGCAACTCGAGGGATGCGTTTATGGCATGAGTTTGACAGGAGGTTCTTCTCGATCAGGGACCCTGAGCAGCTCCGGGTGGCACTGAAGAAGCATCGGGAGGAAATAATCAGTCGTCTCAATAGGGACTATGCGCGACCGTGGTTTGCAATTGCAGACGATGGAAGGCCGGTTGAGATGGAAGACCTCACCTACAAACAAGTGCTACATCGACTCTGTGGGCTCATGTTCGTGGAGCGCCACTCGCGCTGGATTGATCAGTCCTACCTCGTCCGTGTCCATGACTTTGTGCGCCTTCTACATGCACGGTTTGGTACTGGGATGTCCCTAAGCAACAGTCCTGCTGAGCTCAAAGTGGCGTTCGATGAGGCATACCGCACTCATGCGGACGAAGTCTTGTATCCAGACGACGCGGCATTGCTCCTCTCCTTATTTCGTCGACAGGGCCTCAAGCCAGTACCCTTCATACCGATACTCGATGAGAGCTTTGAGACCTGGTTCAAGAAGGACTCCCTGTGGCAATCGGAGGATGTCGACTCGGTTCCCGAGCAAGATGCCCAACGCGTGTGTATCATTCAAGGCCCGGTGGCCGTACAACATTCTAAAGTGTGCGATGAACCTGCCAAAGATATCCTAGATGGAATCCGTGACCCGCACACTGGCTTCCTAAAGAATCAGATTTTGGCTAGTGGGGAAGATGATATGATCAGCGCCATAGTTCAAGACGCCGACGTCTTACCCGGCATCCATGTATCCCACGACGGCTCGATCTGCCGTTATCAACTTACGGGCCCAGCTATTCCTTCTTCTAGTGTCATCTTGGATCGGTTGACTACAGGCTGCTCTTGGGGACGTGCTGCTCTCATCAGCAAGCATGTCCTGTTTGGTCGACATCGCGTAAAGAACCCCATCCACGACGCTTTCCAGCCATGTATCGGGGATATTATTGAGATCAAATATGCCAGTGGCACACTAAGCGAGATGACACTTTATCATACTGCAGTTCAGAAAGGCGGTTCCAACGACATCCGTGGTGCATTGGAAATCACTCACCTCGATGCTGATACGATTTCGGTGGCCCTGATAACGCACTCGGTTCAAACGGTGGCAGGAAACCGACCAGCCCTCGAATTTAGGCTGAAGCTACTGGGGGGAGGCATGGGCCAGCCAATTATCCAGCTTGATCAAGAGACCTACCTTGGTCGGGTTCGCGATCTGTATACGGAACTATGGATTGGACCTGCACCCTGCCCAATCTCAGCCGGGCTCAATTCAGAGTTCAGTGATGGCCCTGCTGTGATTATGCCCGAGTCTGTACAGGAATTTGTGGCTGTCATCTCTCAATCCGGGCCAGCTCGCAGTCAGGCCTGGAGTGCACAAGGGCCAGTAGTTCCCCTTGACTACGCCGTCGTCCTGGCTTGGACTGCGCTCACCAAGCCCGTGCTGCTTCCAGCGCTCGATGGAGaccctcttcagcttcttcaccaGTCCATATCGCTACGGCTGGCCCGTGGTGTCTGGCCACTGTCTGTCGGCGATGTAGTGCAGACAGCCTCTCGCATAACAGAGCACACAATCACCGCCACCGGGCAGCGTGTCGAGGTTTCCGCAGAAATACTTCGTGATGCGCAGCCTGTAGTTTACCTGCGAACTACTTTTGTGATCCAGAGGCGTACCCAGAGGGCGTCCCAGCAGTTCCGTTCTGTCCACGAAGCAGAGATGGTGATGCATATCAGCTCTCcagtccagctgcagctcctcatTAGCCGCAAATGGCTGTTCCTGGACGTGGCATCTCACGAAATCCTTGGAAAACGCCTGTTATTTCGGCTTAATACCCAGACAGTATCCAGCACGAAAGGCACTCCCAGCTCACTACAAGTATCCGGCCTGGCCACATTGCTTTCAGAGCAAGCCTCAACCAGGACAACCACGGGAGCCAAGGTTGGCCGCGTATATCTAGAAGAAGAGGACCACAATTTCAATCCCGTCATGGACTTCTTGAGCCGACATGGCTCCCCACTAGTTCAGAGACAACCACTGCAAAGCCCCGGCTGGACCGGCGATGCCGTTATCCCATTCAGAGCTCCATCACCGAGCAGCGCATACGCAAGGGTGTCAAAAGATGCGAACCCCATACACACTTGCCCTTTATTCGCTCGGTTTGCCGGCCGAGGACAGCCGGTGCTTCACGGGATGCACCTCTCAGCAACAGTGAGACGCATCCTCGAGTGGATGGTCGGTGATACAGAGCGTCGCCGATTCCAAGGCTGGAAGGTATCTTTTGATGGTATCGTCCGGGCATACGATCAGCTGCGTATGGAGGTACAGCACCGCGCAATGGAAGACGGACTGATGGTCGTCCATGTTAAGGTGTTGAATGTAAATACTGGCGATCAGATCATGCATGCAGAAGCTATGATAGAACAAGCACCGACTGCATATATCTTTGCCGGACAAGGAACGCAGGAGCAGGGAATGGGGATGGGCCTATATGGCATGCATAAGGCTGCGCAAGCGGTTTGGGACCGAGCAGAACGCCATTTTGAATCCCAGTACG GCAtttccctcctccatctAGTCCGTGATAATCCAAAATCCCTTGCCGTCAACTTTCGTGGTAAACGGGGCCAGCAGATCCGGGCCAACTACCTCGCTATGAGATCTAGCTCGGAGTCTGATAAACTGATGCTTCCTGGTCTGACCGAGACGTCAAGATCCTATACCTTTTCATACCCCTCTGGCCTGCTCAAGTCCACTCAATTCGCTCAACCAGCACTGGTGGTTATGGAAATGGCGGAATACGCACACCTCCAAGCCCAGGGAGTCGTCCAAAAATCCGCCTTGTTCGCCGGCCATTCCTTGGGAGAATACAGTGCTCTCGGGGCCTGTTCTACGTTCATGCAGTTTGAACCGCTGCTGTCTTTGATATTCTACCGCGGATTGAAGATGCAGAATGCACTCCCTCGGGATAACAACGGGCGCACGCAATATGCCATGATGGCTGTTGACCCTTCACGCACTGGAACAG ACTTCGACGAATGCAGTCTTATGGACCTCGTTCAGCGTATTGCGCGAGAAATGGGCCTCTTATTGGAGGTTGTCAACCACAACGTCCAATCACGACAGTACGTGTGTGCTGGTCAT ATTCGGTCTCTCTGGGTAATGGGCCAGGTTTGCGACAATTTGTCTCTCGCGACCAGCAATAGTCCAGACACCATGGAAGAGTGTATCAGGCAGAATATTGCCAGCAGTCAGACAATAACGAGCCACGAAAGCCTCTCCCGTGGTATCGCGACGATCCCCCTTTCTGGGGTCGATATCCCCTTCCACTCTCAGATGCTCCGGGGGCATATCGATGATTACAGGCAGTATCTGCGGCGCCACCTCCGGGTTGCCGATATCAAGGCTGATGAGCTTGTTGGACGCTGGGTTCCGAATGTGGTAGGGAAGCCGTTTACTCTGGAAATTTCGTATATTCGTTTAGTGCAGCAGATTACACAGAGCAGGGCTTTACATGGCCTACTAGAGCAGGTTGGAGAAAGGCTTTAG
- a CDS encoding cytochrome P450 (COG:Q;~EggNog:ENOG410PIWX;~InterPro:IPR001128,IPR017972,IPR002401,IPR036396;~PFAM:PF00067;~go_function: GO:0005506 - iron ion binding [Evidence IEA];~go_function: GO:0016705 - oxidoreductase activity, acting on paired donors, with incorporation or reduction of molecular oxygen [Evidence IEA];~go_function: GO:0020037 - heme binding [Evidence IEA];~go_process: GO:0055114 - oxidation-reduction process [Evidence IEA]) has protein sequence MAVFSLPLLAALAAVGYVVFQLVYNLYFHPLRNYPGPLLWRASSLPWKLTLLRGTMHHDLMRHHQKYGDTVRIKPDEISFANAQAWRDIHAHVPGRPEFLKDPIRLPLAPNGVMSILVSDTHNHARFRSLFGHAFSDKGLRAQEPTIVQYADLLVDVLREVADTGDSVEMVRYFNMAIFDSIGALSFGESFDSLKNRELHPWVDTIHKNLKSVAISHVLRSMGVEFLTPYVMPKELRGKRQENYSYAIEKLKKRMQKTGDQGDFWDRVMVKSADGNQTGDGMSPGEMLNNAAVMVVAGSETTSSALCGCTYLLCKSGKMDKAVSEIRNAFEASDQIDLLSVSRLPYLTAVIDETLRMYPSVPGQPPRVVPDGGATVCGQFVPAETRVGVSHLGAYYADYNFSHADKFIPERHLQKAEEPYKYDNYGAYQPWSVGVRNCIGRNLAYAEVRLTLAKLLWQFDIMLDVERTGEFLDQKIWSIWAKRELYMSFKTRVS, from the exons ATGGCTGTGTTCTCACTCCCTCTGCTGGCCGCTTTGGCTGCCGTCGGATATGTCGTTTTCCAGCTGGTCTACAACCTCTACTTCCATCCTTTACGCAACTACCCAGGTCCCCTACTATGGAGAGCAAGCTCCCTCCCCTGGAAACTGACGCTGTTGCGCGGAACAATGCACCACGACCTCATGCGCCACCACCAGAAGTACGGCGACACAGTACGCATCAAGCCAGACGAGATCAGCTTCGCCAATGCACAGGCCTGGCGCGACATCCACGCCCACGTCCCCGGACGCCCTGAGTTCCTCAAAGACCCGATCCGGCTGCCGCTCGCTCCGAATGGGGTGATGAGTATCCTGGTCTCTGACACGCACAATCATGCACGGTTCCGGAGTCTGTTTGGGCATGCGTTTAGTGACAAGGGACTGCGTGCCCAGGAGCCTACTATTGTGCAGTACGCGGATCTCCTTGTGGATGTGCTTCGCGAAGTCGCTGATACTGGGGACTCGGTGGAAATGGTGCGATACTTTAACATGGCGATCTTTGATTCCATCGGTGCGCTGTCTTTTGGGGAATCGTTCGATAGTCTGAAGAACCGGGAGTTGCATCCGTGGGTTGATACCATCCACAAGAACCTCAAGAGTGTCGCGATCTCGCATGTTCTGCGCAGTATGGGCGTCGAGTTCCTGACTCCGTATGTTATGCCGAAGGAACTGCGCGGAAAGAGACAGGAGAACTACAGCTACGCGATCGAGAAGCTAAAGAAGCGCATGCAGAAGACCGGCGACCAGGGCGACTTCTGGGACCGGGTCATGGTCAAAAGCGCAGACGGAAATCAAACCGGCGACGGTATGAGTCCTGGCGAGATGCTCAACAATGCTGCTGTAATGGTCGTTGCAGGCTCAGAGACGACTTCGTCTGCACTCTGTGGCTGCACGTATCTACTCTGTAAGTCCGGAAAGATGGACAAAGCTGTGTCCGAGATCCGGAATGCGTTTGAGGCGTCGGACCAGATTGATCTCCTTTCTGTCTCTCGATTGCCGTATCTCACGGCTGTGATTGATGAAACTCTCCGCATGTATCCCTCTGTGCCTGGCCAGCCTCCTCGTGTTGTGCCGGACGGCGGTGCTACGGTATGCGGCCAATTTGTGCCTGCTGAA ACCCGCGTCGGAGTCAGTCACCTCGGAGCATACTATGCTGATTACAACTTCTCGCATGCGGACAAATTCATCCCAGAGCGACACTTGCagaaggcagaggagccGTACAAGTATGATAACTACGGTGCTTATCAGCCTTGGTCTGTTGGGGTTCGCAACTGCATCGGCCGAAACCTTGCCTATGCCGAGGTGAGATTGACACTGGCCAAGCTGTTGTGGCAGTTTGATATTATGTTGGACGTGGAGAGGACTGGCGAGTTTCTGGACCAGAAAATATGGTCCATTTGGGCGAAGAGGGAGCTTTACATGTCATTTAAGACCCGGGTGAGCTGA